The sequence below is a genomic window from Oreochromis niloticus isolate F11D_XX linkage group LG3, O_niloticus_UMD_NMBU, whole genome shotgun sequence.
TATATTGTAACTCTTTATCTATTACATGTTGAGATTCTGAAGAGCAGCAGCAACATTTTGTCCCAAACATCATTCAGATTTTACAAGTTTATCCAAGTTCAAACTACATACCTCAGAATAAAACTTTCTGTGGTTCAGAAAAAATCCTTTCCAGCACTGAATCTCACTGAATCTTCTGTGAAATTCAGAGAGCCAGCTTTCTTAAGACCATAATGTCTACATTTGTAGGTATTTATAGAAATCCTTACTTGAAAGGTGACGTTGAGACTTCAGGGTGTTTTAAAGCTTCCATTATCAAAAAGATTATATATTCTTTTTATGCCTGCTCTTTGCCAACTTGTAAAGTTTGATCCTACACTTAGCGATGACAGTTCTGGGTCATCTAATGTTTCAAGAATATTAACTGAGCTACTTTCAGATATTGTCGTTAGTTTGCCCCATGCTCAtaatgcatttttaatcagGAAATTATCTTTAACAGTAGGTGGTGTTTCCCTATGAAATTTATTGGGGAAAAGGGTTTTCACAGCACTGACTCCATCTCTCACCAAGGAGGAGAGAGTTCTGGCCTGAATAACCAACATATAGTTTTCTAAACTTGGTAGGCCCCTCCCACTCTTGACCTTTGGCAGTTGTAGAGTCGCTAGATTAAGTGCAGTAAATTCTATCTGGGCCCAGGGAGACTAATTAATGTTCGAATAGTGAATAATATTAAAAAGTCCTCTTGTGTTGTAATATGAGTTTCTGCCTTTACCTGTACGATCTGCATCCACAATGGATGTCAAAACGTGCTCTAACCTAATAAGCCAATATTTTAGACAGTATTTTGTTGTCCACACCCAGAAGGCCACTGGACTAAAAGGAAGAGCAGTGTTCTGGGTTCTTATTTTCATGGCTATTAGTGTAATGTTTGCACAAATGACGTGCAAGTCATTACATTTTGCTTTCATCACTTCCTCAACTTGGAAGCAATCGGCTTCTAAAGATTTCCCTGACTGAGGTGCTGAAATAACCTTGTCCACTTATATGGGAGAAAGTAGTAACTCGATTCTCTGGTATCCGTGGAaaagttgttttatttcttaaatAAATTAACTTTTCCATAGATACCATATTGAATGACTATCCTCATCCACTATGGCTGGAATAAAGGATTTTACCAGAGCATTCCTTGACAGCTGTGCTAAGAGGCAGTTGGGTTTATTTGCCAAATATATACAATTATATAATCAGTCTGGGATACTGACAGATGTGGCGGACAATGTAATGTGTACTGCTGTTCAAGGGGATTATGTTGCCTCCATACAGCCAAGAAATCAAACTCCTTTGTTGCATTTAAAAGAGCCTTAGCATGTTTGACTGAGCTACCTGTGATGGGTACCTATCCAATATAGGGCATAATGCACAGTTGAAATCACCCCAGAGAATTGTATTGGTACAGTCCATATCAGCAAGTTGACAATCTAAGGATGCATAAAATTCTTTAACTTATACACTACTGGTTTTAGAACATCTCAATTattccagttatttattgcaattcaagtcgttcaagtccaatgaatagtacaaaggtaagtgggtgaactgccagaggttaaaaaaaaggcaaaaactgaaaaataatgtacatttcagaattatacaaaaaggccgttttcagggaacacaacatgggttaacaatttaaagctgctctgcagcaatggaggttgatcaagcctggtgctactaattcctacggGTGTTCCAACTTTTTTAGATTCCATCATAACATTTAAGAATGTAGGTCTTTCCTATAGAGAAATtgcaaagaaagtcaaggtGTCAGTGAGTATGGTTTACTTCACCATCAAGAGGcactcagaaacaaactgtgacaggagGAGGTCTGGCAGACCCAAAGACACATGCCTGCTTGTGTGATCggcggctcacaggacaacagcttcaagcacagcttaatagtggtcgtagtgagcaagtctcagtttctactgtgaagagaagacttcgagctgcaggtttgacaggacaAGCTGCAGCCAGACGTCAGAATAAGACTGAGAGGCTTGTCTGTGCCATGAAATGCTACCattggactactgaagactggaagaaggttttatggactgatggatCAACATTTGAAATCTTCGATTCATCACACAGGATCTTTGTACACCATCGAGTAGGTGaaaggatggttccacagtgtgtggcatcaactgtcaaacatggaggaggaagtgtgatggtctggggctgtttgctGGATCCAGGGTCGCGTATTCCCTGAAATTCCGAGAAATTCCGAGAATACGCGTTTGTTTTTgcggtggaggaacaccaaagtaattgcttaaaggagcttgcttgttcgacatctttaagagttctgaaCAAATGTCTGTCTTCCTCCAGAAAATTTTATGTACGCAAACAcgtgttgcaacttcttatctggtgcgcgtcttttattttgacagtgaatGCGCACCTGTGGTCCACTgatgtgcacccctggttatgGAAGCCTTGAGAATGCGACCTTAGACAGATACCAAAGGAGTAGCTCCTCTGGCATCACCCATTAAATCTATCCACAGGCCACCAAATTTAAGtcaaatttattttttcaaatttcaGTGGGATCATTTCCTTTATAGACTTACATATATAAACACGTTTACAGACTTGAACAAAATAGCTCTACAGCTAATTTCCCCTTAGTGACAATTGTGCATGAGGAAACATTTTTATAGAACTCACCTGTATATATATTAAAGTGTaaagcaacatgttttttttccctctgttcaGTTTCTCAActaactttatattttaaatttttttttttgcatcctgCAACCgaataaatcaaagaaaaatgcaaatgattTTTGATATGAGATTTTATGCATTCAAAAGAATATTACGCATACTGGATCATTTATTTCATTCTCCATAAATTTAAGACACACAACTTCTTATTTCAGCTTGTTGGAATCATGGACTGAGGCCTTAAACTGTGACATCCTGTTGCAAAATCGTTATGTGTAGGGATGCATGTGGTTTTCTGGCTTTGTAACTAAAGGTGTAGCTGATATTCACATGAAAAGATCAGGCCTAACCTGACCATCATTGTCCGCATCAGTCAGTAGACCTTGTTTTGCATGATGCTGCAAAACATTCTGGAAGTAGCTTCATTCCCTGTACAGAGCAGCAACCTTCTGTAATACTGATGTGGCACACCGGGCCAAAAGGTGCTAAATCattctgacttttaaaaaaaccatTTAATGCTTGATTGTAGCATGTGTCTGCAAGAAGAAACCATGAGACtacataattattttattttacatgaagagattaaaatattataaattCAGTGGttacacatttacatttttaacctgCAGAATTAAAGTTTATAACTATTGTGTAAATGTTACATTGACAGTAGCAATAAATAAGCATTCTGACAGGAGTCAGCTAACAGTAGCTGATGAAGTATTCCCTTGGGCTGGAAGTTACAAAACCTCACATCCTCTGTTTGCTTTCACAAATCTTGCCGTTGGTACTTCAATGTTTTCTGTACAGTCTATGATATTGGCTTTTGATTTCATTGAGTCTACAAATGGCGGCATTTGTTTGATACCCTTGTATATACGGTCTTCTGTGTTCTCTGATCTCAGTTGTCAGGATATGGCGGACATCTGGTGTTTACTGGTGTCTGGTAGGAGGATGTTGCCAGTAGGTCCTCTGGAACTGAAGGTTCCAGGGAATCAAGACTTCTTCCGGTATGTGCTGCAGATGTTGAATTTGACTGGGATCTTCAGCGTTTAGCAGCTGGTGACAGTGTCTTTACTGCTTTGGTATGTTCCTTGAGTAAATTTCGTGGTATTGCAAAGCATATTGTCCAGCTATGTAAAGCCAATGTCATGAGTCCCTATGCCACGATGTGGGTAGTGGATGTCAAAATAAGATTTACATGAATGATTAACATGAAGCAGATCATTGGATTGATTCACTTGTTACTTACTAATGCGTTGCTTATTGGTGTCTATAAATAACATCCAGCAGTGCAACTGAAGTTCATTCAACTATATATTTAACTTTTGCTCTGTTCATATATGATGGACTTTGAgatgctttattttcttttttctcagtaCGGTCTTCTATTTCTCTGTCCACTTCACCCTCTCCTTTTCCCATCACTCTTAGTGGCAACCGTAGCATAGCATGCTGCTGGGTAGGGGTGTTTACCGCTTTGCAGCATTGAGCTCCTCCTTTATCTTTAGTCAGAAAGTAAAGAAGGGCATTGAGCCATGCATTGAATGATGCTAAAGGCCTGGTGATCTTATAGCACATAGAGACTGCCGTCATGGTGTGACAGGGAACTCTCTTGGTCACTTTCAGCAAAAGAAAGATGGTTCTGGTAACATGAAAGGGGAAGAAACACAGAGCAAATAGCAGGGTGATAGTGATAATAGTTTTGATAGATTTACGCCTTCGACTGGCATATGGGGAGTGAGCACCGAGCGAAATGGAAATCCCTTCATCTCGTCCTGCCATCTTCTGCATTCCATTGCTTCGTCTTCTTCCCGTTCTAACGACTGCTGAGCCTTTCCCATCTCTTCTCTCCATGCATTCATCCATTGGATTTCTGCACAGTGACGGCTGAGAATGCAGTGTCCTAAATATGGTCAGAACTACGTGAGAGTAACAGTAAGCGATTATGGAAAATGGCACAAAAAAGCCCAGCAAATGGAGTGTGATGCCATAGGGTACATAATCAGGAAACTCCTTATCGATGGCATCGTCCCAGCAGTTCTGGTACTCTTCAATTACCCCTTCAGATTTATCATAGCTCGCGTTACCATTTTCTGATGATATGCCATTACTCGGGTTGTCAATACTTACATTGCTTCCAAACCCTGTTAATCTTGTCACATGACCAGTCTGAGCAAAACGGAAGATGGGGCAAGTCAAAGCAAATACTATTATCCAAACAAGGACACAAGTGCATTTGACAGCCTTCTTGGTCTCCAGCGTTATCACTTTCATTGGGTGGCAAATACCAAGGTATCTGTGCACAGAGATACAAGTGAGGAAGAAGATGGAGCAGTAGAGGTTAAAGTAGAAGAGAAAACGAACCACACGGCACATGAAGTCCCCAAAAACCCAGCGGTCGCGCATTATGTAACTTCCTACAAGAAATGGCAGAGACAGGCCGTACATGAAGTCTGTAGAGGCCAGGTTAACCATGTATATTAAAGAAGCATTCCAGCGTTTGGTCCGACGGAAAGAACGGTAGAGGATGACAGAGTTAAGAGAGAtgctaaagatgaatgtgaAGGAATAACAAATGGGAAGGAAGATGTACTTGTAGGACTCGTCTATGCTGCAAGACTGAGTTGGTGAGGATGGGGAGGAAGAGTTGAGGATATTGTTGAATGTATCCACGTTGATATCTGATGGAAACTCATGTCTTGATGACATCGTGAGAGTAAAAATTATTTTGATATGAGAGAGAAGGATTCAGCATGTATGTTTGGAATTCTGGCAGGTTTCTCCTCTATCATCCTTGGTCCTGTCCATGTATGGGTGTTTACCTagaaataaacaaagacagcagTCATTTATCAGAAttttatttcatcagattttctCTTATCTTAGTATTAAAAGTTTTCATCAAGTAGTGTTCCTGGTTCTGTGTATGTTCTGTGGGCATCTGCAAAGGTTTCAAAGGTACATTAACACTTTTTCACAGTATTTTATGGActtctgttaaaaaacaaaggaCATTGCATTATTCAGTAGCTTGTAAAACACTCAGTAGCTTGTAAAACATCCTCTACCGTTATAAACCAGACTGGGTGAAACCAACTGAAGAACTGACAAACCACCTTTGTCAGTTCTTCAGTTGGTTTCACCCAGTCTTCTTAACATTtgtgcttcagttcattgagattCATGGACAGCTtcttgtcacacttacatgtttcagatcatcaaatttTATCAATATAAGGTGCACTTAatatcctttaattttctcaaaaatcaacagtgcaccttataatccggtgcgccttatgtatgaattctggttgtgcttactgacctcgaaccgattttatatTGGTATggtcaaaaatctgtcaaaaatgttttagtacgactttggtaagctacgaagctgaaccgcttgatggattgttggagcgttacggctactgtagtcaggagcctcgcggagcaaaactctgtctgcttcaggtcccaaagtcaaacgatcactgcggcaacactgagagttacaaactgtctaaattctttcatctttaacaaaatgatcagcgttgctgctttaccaggtgtaacaattaagtttaacatccaggcatccatgaaaacagagtttattaaatttaacggagttagaagttagcaggaagttagctcgctagcttccacctaaacatgatatagcatgttcagACTGAGAGATTCTGAAAACATtgaaacgtacagctctgctatcacttccaacataaatgaagacagaaaactaaacagcagtgacgtttgtagggttactgaagtttgctagctgctatataatgatgtgctacgtgatcgctagtgacacagctatgttagcatagcataaacagtgaagctggaggatgaacgctaacttttttccactcgataaaagttttttgttgttttttttttgtaatatttttattgaGAGAGAGAAATATACATTAGTTGTGTACAATTACTATACAATCTATTCCCCTCacatatttgttattttttcttaCACGAACAAATACAATagtacacacacaaacccacacacacgcttaattaaaatgaaaaaacaagaaacaaaaaaccctaaaacaaaaacaaagacaactgacaaaacaaacaaaaaacaaaaaaaaaacaaaaaatcaaaaaaaggGGTGGGGGGTAATATTAATCAGCTGGTAAAACGTTTAATGACTTGCAATAGTTTACAAAGGAGCCCCAGATACGATAAAACTCTCCATATTTGCCCTTTGCTGCTAGGCCTATCTTTTTGCAATTTAAGAAATGACATTACATCTCGAAACCAAAAAGAAACTGAAGGTGGCTTTGAAGGAGTAAGATTCAACATCTGGCCAAAAGTGATGTAAAGGCTAATATTTTGGAGTGTGTAGGGTTAGTTAGAACAGtaccactcgataaaagttagcgtgagggttcccgatggttagggacaaatgcaatcgcctggcaggatgctgtaaacggaccaaacttcagtcaggagaacaactgagataatccatccacaatacgaggtcaGTCactaatatactgcaacaacatgggaaaagagcagctgcaggagaattcaacattaatgaatcaatggtacggaagtggagaaaacaagaagaatgagttgagtaaagtttgacttatctgactgttttgtttcgcttagtCCACCTTATAATCCTGTGCGCCTTATGGTCAGAAAAATACGGTAAATGCAACCTGTCTGACGAAATGAAATATGCTGCAAGATCTCAAAAATCAATACCTTATGCCATGATTCaaagaaacagctgacaaacagtcCTTGACATCTATCAATCTGGAAAGGGTCACAAAGGCTTTCTAAGGCTTTAGAACTCCAGCAAACCACgatgagagccattatccacaaatatATAAAACTTGCAGAGGTGAACCTTCCTAGGAGTGACCTACCAAATTTACTCCAAGAGTCCATCCACAACTAATCTAGGAGGTCACAAAAAACCCAGAACAATACcgaaagaactgcaggcctcagttgcctcagttaaggtcagtgcctatgattcaacaataagaaagagattGGGCAAAATGGCATTGATTGGAGAGTTCCAAGGCAAAAACTCCTGCTGACAAAAAAGAACACGAAAGCTTTTCACTCATTTGCCAAAAAtcatcttgatgatccccaaaGCATTTATATGCTGTGGACAGATGATGATAAACTCCTGGCACCtagaataaaacacagtgtTTCATATACCATCATACCAACAGTccaacatggttgttgttcgtATGACGGTCTGGggttgctttgctgcttcaggacctggaaaaCATGCTGCTATTGATGGAAATGTGGATTCTGTTCTCCACCAGAAACTTCTAAAGCAGAATGTCTGGCCAACAGTTCATACCGTGAAGCTCAAGCACTCTTGGGTTAGGCAGCacgacaatgatccaaaacacacaagcAAGTCCATCTTTCAATTGCGTTAAATCAGATTGAGAGGCTTTTGTATGACCTTAAACAGGTTGTTCCATCACTTGAAAACCTTGCAGTGTAGCATTTTCCTGCAAAAAAGCGTGGGCTAAACTTTCTCCACAATAAAGCGAAAAACTCAGTGCCAGTTATTGCAAACTCTTGATACCAGTCTTGTGGCCACAAATGTCATAACCATTTATTAACTTTGGGCGGCATCATCATAGAAAAAaggcattttgtatttacttgggGTTTTAAGATCGGGCAAAAGAGTGGAGGTGAGAATGCTTTAGGGATTATTGAGGGGCAATTATAAGAGGAAGCCGGAGCAGAAACTCCCACAGAAAAGCATGAGAtctgaaatggtaaatggtaaatggcctgtatttatatagcgctttctagtccctaaggaccccaaagcgctttacacatccagtcattcacccattcacacacacattcacacactggtgatggcaagctacgttgtagccacagccaccctggggcgcactgaaaTGGAATGAAAACCATTACTGGATTCAGGCCAGAGGCGCTGAGGGCGGTGAGGACTGAGGGCcatgtttttttacttttccagtACCATTCAGTACCAttaggccgaccctcctgggtgataagctgACAGCGATGCAGTGGATGCATCTCGTGTCCTGgtttgttgattacctgacagaaTATGTGCGTCTTCAACCCTCTGTATCTTATaacagtggtccccaacccccgggccacggaccgtttggtaccgggctgcgagagttgaggctgaggtgtgaaatttatggttttcagggtttttatcgttaactcagtttccctggttcttttcccgtgttgtagttgtgtgtcttattttgaaagaaaaatttACACATTACCATAGTGACCAGAGAGCATttaggggcagagaggaggatgttactctcaatgttgttggtgcatttcaggaggacactgc
It includes:
- the LOC100698181 gene encoding P2Y purinoceptor 3 isoform X1, yielding MSSRHEFPSDINVDTFNNILNSSSPSSPTQSCSIDESYKYIFLPICYSFTFIFSISLNSVILYRSFRRTKRWNASLIYMVNLASTDFMYGLSLPFLVGSYIMRDRWVFGDFMCRVVRFLFYFNLYCSIFFLTCISVHRYLGICHPMKVITLETKKAVKCTCVLVWIIVFALTCPIFRFAQTGHVTRLTGFGSNVSIDNPSNGISSENGNASYDKSEGVIEEYQNCWDDAIDKEFPDYVPYGITLHLLGFFVPFSIIAYCYSHVVLTIFRTLHSQPSLCRNPMDECMERRDGKGSAVVRTGRRRSNGMQKMAGRDEGISISLGAHSPYASRRRKSIKTIITITLLFALCFFPFHVTRTIFLLLKVTKRVPCHTMTAVSMCYKITRPLASFNAWLNALLYFLTKDKGGAQCCKAVNTPTQQHAMLRLPLRVMGKGEGEVDREIEDRTEKKENKASQSPSYMNRAKVKYIVE